One window of Trinickia caryophylli genomic DNA carries:
- a CDS encoding zinc-binding alcohol dehydrogenase family protein encodes MKAIVYQQHELPVEDPRSLYETELAQPVPGPRDLLVKIRAIAVNPVDTKVRRSPTASPRVLGWDAVGRVEAVGRDVTRFAPGDDVYYAGSIARPGAYAEYGVVDERIAGHKPKSLDDARAAALPLTSLTAWELLFDRLGVEAGGGEGDAILIVGAAGGVGSMLTQLARQLTKLRVIGTASRDETRAWVRELGAHDVIDHSGGLSRGLQPLGLPSVRYVASLTHTDQHYGEIVEALAPQGRLAVIDDPAVLDAMPLKRKSISLHWELMFTRALFETPDMIRQHDILERVAALIDAGTLRTTLAEHFGRIDADNLRRAHAVIESGRARGKIVLEGL; translated from the coding sequence ATGAAGGCGATCGTCTATCAGCAGCACGAACTGCCCGTCGAAGATCCGCGTTCGCTTTACGAGACGGAGCTTGCCCAGCCTGTACCCGGGCCACGCGACCTGCTCGTGAAGATTCGCGCTATCGCCGTCAATCCCGTCGACACGAAAGTGCGCCGCTCGCCAACCGCCAGCCCGCGCGTGCTCGGCTGGGATGCGGTGGGCCGGGTCGAGGCCGTCGGCCGCGACGTGACGCGCTTCGCGCCCGGCGACGACGTCTATTACGCGGGCTCGATCGCGCGGCCCGGCGCCTATGCCGAATATGGCGTCGTGGACGAGCGCATCGCCGGCCACAAACCGAAATCGCTGGACGATGCCCGTGCGGCCGCGCTGCCGCTCACTTCGCTCACCGCCTGGGAGCTGCTCTTCGATCGACTTGGCGTGGAAGCCGGTGGCGGCGAGGGCGATGCGATCCTCATCGTCGGCGCCGCCGGCGGAGTCGGCTCGATGCTGACGCAACTCGCGCGGCAGCTCACGAAGCTGCGCGTAATCGGCACGGCCTCGCGCGACGAGACGCGGGCCTGGGTGCGCGAGCTCGGCGCCCACGACGTGATCGACCACAGCGGCGGATTGTCGCGCGGGCTGCAGCCACTGGGCCTGCCATCGGTCCGCTATGTCGCGAGCCTTACGCACACCGATCAGCACTACGGCGAGATCGTCGAAGCACTGGCGCCGCAAGGCCGTCTCGCCGTGATCGACGATCCGGCCGTGCTCGATGCGATGCCGCTCAAGCGCAAGTCGATTTCGCTGCACTGGGAGCTGATGTTCACGCGCGCCCTTTTCGAGACGCCCGATATGATCCGCCAGCACGACATTCTCGAGCGCGTGGCAGCACTGATCGACGCCGGGACGCTGCGCACGACCCTTGCCGAACACTTCGGCAGGATCGACGCAGACAACCTGCGCCGCGCGCACGCAGTGATCGAAAGCGGGCGCGCGCGCGGCAAGATCGTGCTCGAAGGATTATGA
- a CDS encoding LysR family transcriptional regulator, producing the protein MIRLDDLMLFVRTAALGSFSNAAREADLLPGQVSAAIQRLERELDVRLFARSTRSLRLTAEGDQYLPYAEEVLATLREGGERLRGEAHALQGLLQIAAPSDLGRNVLLPWITAFREAHPRLSVRLFLSDQLADVFRDPVDIAIRYGVADEASYVALPLVDNRRVLVASPAYLGRHGRPQALEDLKRHRCLLYERAGRVYDKWVFPADGARRVVAVAGSLFCDDADVIRRWAVDGQGVAYKSWLDVCADVRAGRLEVLLPEQLGELTPLNLICPHRKQFWPATRALHAVLREKLAALASDAPAARG; encoded by the coding sequence ATGATCCGCCTGGACGACTTGATGCTTTTCGTGCGTACGGCTGCGCTCGGGAGTTTTTCGAATGCCGCGCGCGAAGCGGATTTGCTGCCGGGCCAGGTCAGTGCGGCGATTCAGCGGCTCGAGCGGGAGCTGGACGTGCGGCTTTTTGCGCGATCGACACGCAGCCTGCGCCTCACGGCCGAGGGCGATCAATATCTGCCCTACGCCGAGGAGGTGCTTGCGACGCTGCGCGAAGGCGGGGAGCGGTTGCGTGGCGAAGCGCATGCGCTGCAGGGGCTGCTGCAGATCGCGGCGCCGTCTGATCTTGGCCGCAACGTGCTGCTGCCTTGGATCACGGCGTTTCGCGAGGCGCATCCGCGGCTTTCCGTGCGGCTCTTTCTGTCCGACCAACTGGCCGACGTGTTCCGCGATCCCGTGGACATTGCGATTCGCTACGGCGTGGCCGATGAAGCGAGCTACGTGGCGTTGCCGCTCGTCGACAACCGCCGCGTGCTCGTGGCCTCGCCCGCATACCTGGGGCGGCACGGACGGCCGCAGGCGCTCGAGGACCTCAAGCGGCACCGCTGCCTGCTGTACGAGCGGGCGGGGCGCGTCTACGACAAATGGGTGTTCCCCGCGGACGGCGCGCGCCGCGTGGTGGCGGTGGCGGGATCGCTCTTTTGCGACGATGCCGACGTTATTCGCCGCTGGGCCGTGGACGGGCAGGGCGTCGCCTACAAATCCTGGCTCGACGTGTGCGCCGACGTGCGGGCCGGCCGCCTGGAGGTGCTGTTGCCCGAGCAGCTCGGCGAGCTGACGCCGCTGAATCTGATTTGTCCGCATCGCAAGCAGTTCTGGCCAGCGACGCGCGCGCTGCACGCGGTGCTGCGGGAAAAACTCGCGGCGCTGGCGTCGGACGCCCCGGCGGCGCGGGGCTGA
- a CDS encoding MFS transporter: protein MTTVTAERKLFHGWVVVAAAFAVTFIGFGCAYTFSSFVQPLQAEFGASRGSVALVFSIAGFLYFALGAASGPLADRWGTKRLAVAGMLLVGAGFALASHANTIAAVYAFYGLGIGLGVGTAFVPTVGVVQRWFVRRRAFASGLAVSGIGVGTLVMPPLATWLIARFGWRETYLLLGIVAAAIGTGMALLLEDDPRRRGLLPDGDAPDSDQASAPPTSGVPLARAWRSPRFIGLYAACLASSLGVFVPFVHLVPFAIDHHVSAARAVLLFGAIGAGSTAGRVLLGNVADRIGRDTFLVVVYAGMAVTLAIWAAAASWWMLMLFALSFGLFYGGWVAVLPAIVADHFGGRHVGAIIGALSTSVAIGTLVGPSAAGFAFDKTHSYVLPVALSALGNAAAGAIAFATNRLGRAPNRAFWQPN, encoded by the coding sequence ATGACTACCGTGACTGCCGAGCGAAAGCTTTTCCATGGGTGGGTCGTCGTTGCCGCCGCTTTCGCCGTTACCTTCATCGGATTCGGCTGCGCCTATACGTTCAGCTCGTTCGTCCAACCACTGCAAGCCGAGTTCGGCGCGTCGCGCGGCTCGGTCGCGCTCGTCTTCTCGATCGCGGGATTCCTTTACTTCGCGCTCGGTGCGGCCTCCGGCCCTCTGGCGGACCGGTGGGGAACCAAACGGCTCGCCGTGGCCGGGATGTTATTGGTGGGCGCTGGCTTCGCACTCGCCAGCCATGCGAACACGATCGCCGCGGTTTACGCCTTTTATGGCCTCGGGATCGGTCTGGGCGTCGGGACGGCATTCGTGCCGACCGTCGGCGTCGTGCAACGCTGGTTCGTCAGGCGGCGTGCGTTCGCGTCGGGGCTCGCCGTCAGCGGCATCGGTGTCGGCACCCTCGTCATGCCACCGCTCGCGACCTGGCTGATCGCACGCTTCGGCTGGCGCGAGACCTATCTCCTGCTGGGCATCGTGGCCGCGGCCATCGGAACGGGCATGGCGCTGCTGCTGGAAGACGATCCGCGCCGCCGGGGCCTGCTGCCCGATGGCGACGCCCCCGATTCGGATCAGGCATCGGCGCCCCCGACTTCAGGTGTGCCGCTCGCCCGAGCGTGGCGCAGCCCGCGGTTCATCGGCCTTTATGCGGCCTGCCTCGCCAGTTCGCTCGGCGTGTTCGTTCCGTTCGTGCACCTCGTGCCGTTCGCCATCGATCATCACGTGAGTGCCGCACGCGCCGTGCTGCTGTTCGGCGCCATCGGCGCTGGCAGCACGGCGGGCCGCGTCTTGCTCGGCAATGTCGCCGACCGTATCGGCCGGGATACGTTCCTGGTCGTCGTCTATGCCGGAATGGCGGTCACGCTCGCCATCTGGGCGGCGGCTGCGAGCTGGTGGATGCTGATGCTGTTCGCCCTGTCGTTCGGGCTTTTCTATGGCGGTTGGGTGGCCGTCCTGCCGGCGATCGTCGCCGATCACTTCGGCGGCCGCCACGTCGGCGCGATCATCGGCGCGCTTTCGACGAGCGTGGCGATCGGAACGCTCGTCGGCCCGAGCGCGGCTGGGTTCGCCTTCGACAAAACCCACAGCTATGTGCTGCCTGTGGCGCTCAGCGCGCTCGGCAACGCCGCCGCGGGCGCGATCGCGTTCGCGACGAACCGCCTTGGTCGAGCGCCGAATCGAGCGTTCTGGCAACCGAACTGA
- a CDS encoding putative bifunctional diguanylate cyclase/phosphodiesterase, whose amino-acid sequence MADFVSLALTALVAAGAGSAIGYGAGRRRRRTRAAAPEGDATRPVSAALTAGIARPGKAGAASQSVDVRGGDPLTRLPNRAIVNERLESALAEAQADGRRVGLLLIDLDKFKEINDARGHTSGDRVLCAVAAALLQCASSVGMLARLASDEFALVVVANADDPGLTVVAGRIAAVLSQGFDIDGHTIRLSASIGVARAPVDGGDAQALFRAADAALESAKRAGGNQFRFHDPVAARAIHERAELAKALHGALDRDEFALLFQPIVALPGGAIIGAEALLRWKHPQRGLIGPDEFVDLAEENGAIVPIGEWVLEQACRTVARWNARGGSMLRVSVNVSPRQFVSCDLVQSVQRALAVSGCEPQWLMLEITESLLLEDGSQVRAALEALAEMGVAAAIDDFGTGYCGLSYLGKFPVRALKIDRSFVRGLEGDTHKLALVSAIVSMAHAFSLDVVAEGVETRSEAELLAALGCGKAQGYLFGRPMPAEQFDLGLEPMAS is encoded by the coding sequence ATGGCTGACTTCGTGAGCTTGGCGTTGACGGCGCTCGTCGCGGCGGGCGCGGGTTCGGCCATAGGCTACGGCGCGGGGCGCAGGCGACGGCGCACGCGGGCGGCCGCCCCCGAGGGCGACGCGACGCGGCCCGTATCCGCCGCACTTACCGCAGGCATCGCACGGCCGGGCAAGGCGGGCGCGGCATCGCAATCGGTGGACGTGCGCGGCGGCGATCCGCTTACGCGGCTGCCCAACCGCGCCATCGTCAACGAGCGGCTCGAATCGGCCCTCGCCGAGGCCCAGGCGGACGGCCGACGAGTCGGCCTTCTGCTGATCGATCTCGACAAGTTCAAGGAAATCAACGACGCCCGCGGACATACGAGCGGCGACCGCGTGTTGTGCGCGGTGGCGGCGGCGCTTTTGCAATGCGCATCATCGGTCGGCATGCTCGCGCGGCTTGCATCCGACGAATTCGCGCTCGTCGTGGTCGCGAACGCGGACGACCCCGGCCTCACCGTCGTCGCGGGTCGGATTGCCGCCGTGCTTTCGCAAGGCTTCGACATCGACGGCCACACGATCAGGCTTTCGGCGAGCATCGGTGTGGCGCGCGCGCCGGTGGACGGGGGCGACGCGCAAGCATTGTTTCGCGCGGCCGACGCGGCACTGGAGTCGGCCAAGCGCGCGGGCGGCAATCAATTCCGCTTTCACGACCCCGTGGCCGCGCGCGCGATCCACGAGCGCGCGGAACTCGCGAAGGCGCTGCATGGGGCGCTCGATCGCGACGAGTTCGCACTGCTCTTTCAGCCTATCGTTGCCTTGCCCGGGGGAGCCATCATCGGCGCGGAGGCGCTGTTGCGCTGGAAACACCCGCAGCGGGGGCTCATCGGCCCCGACGAGTTCGTCGATCTGGCTGAAGAAAACGGTGCGATCGTCCCGATTGGCGAATGGGTGCTCGAGCAGGCCTGCCGGACGGTCGCGCGTTGGAATGCGCGTGGCGGGAGCATGCTGCGCGTTTCCGTCAACGTGTCGCCGCGTCAATTCGTCTCGTGCGATCTCGTACAAAGCGTGCAGCGGGCGCTGGCCGTGAGCGGCTGCGAGCCGCAATGGCTCATGCTCGAAATCACCGAGAGTCTGCTGCTGGAAGACGGCTCGCAGGTGCGCGCGGCACTGGAGGCGCTGGCGGAGATGGGCGTGGCCGCCGCCATCGACGATTTCGGCACCGGCTACTGCGGGCTTAGTTATCTCGGCAAATTCCCCGTACGTGCGCTCAAGATCGATCGCTCGTTCGTGCGCGGCCTCGAGGGCGATACGCACAAGCTCGCGCTCGTTTCCGCGATCGTCTCGATGGCGCATGCGTTTTCGCTCGACGTCGTGGCCGAGGGCGTGGAGACACGCAGCGAAGCCGAATTGCTGGCCGCGCTCGGCTGCGGCAAGGCGCAGGGTTATCTGTTCGGCCGGCCGATGCCGGCTGAACAGTTCGACCTCGGGCTCGAACCGATGGCGTCGTGA
- the mnmE gene encoding tRNA uridine-5-carboxymethylaminomethyl(34) synthesis GTPase MnmE, with translation MLAADSDPIVAIATAPGRGGIGVVRISCGRGAEKAAATLMQALCGQALTPRHASYLPFLDAGGNALDRGIALYFPAPHSYTGEHVVELQGHGGPVVLQLVLQRCIEAGASFGLRLAEPGEFTRRAFLNDKLDLAQAEAVADLIEASTEAAARSAGRSLEGAFSRDIHALVDEVISLRMLVEATLDFPEEEIDFLEAADARGKLVRIRERLDGVLGDARQGALLREGLSVVMAGQPNVGKSSLLNALAGAELAIVTPIAGTTRDKVAQTIQIEGIPLHIIDTAGLRETEDEVEKIGIARTWSEIEKADVVLHLLDARTGVTPDDEVIAARFPLGVPVVRVLNKTDLTGAAPEVSRLAAARGDSELCEVRLSAKKSEGIGLLRAELLRIAGWQAGTESVYLARERHLTALRAAQDHLELAAEHAQAGNQLLDLFAEELRLAQDALNSITGEFTSDDLLGVIFSRFCIGK, from the coding sequence ATGCTTGCCGCCGACTCCGATCCAATCGTTGCCATTGCCACTGCGCCCGGTCGCGGAGGTATCGGCGTCGTGCGCATCTCGTGCGGCCGCGGTGCCGAAAAAGCCGCGGCGACACTGATGCAGGCACTGTGCGGCCAGGCGCTCACGCCGCGTCATGCGAGCTATCTCCCTTTTCTCGACGCCGGCGGTAATGCGCTCGATCGGGGCATTGCGCTCTACTTTCCGGCGCCGCACTCCTATACCGGCGAGCATGTCGTCGAATTGCAGGGGCACGGTGGTCCGGTCGTGCTGCAGCTCGTGCTCCAGCGCTGCATCGAGGCCGGCGCCTCGTTCGGCCTGCGGCTTGCCGAGCCCGGCGAGTTCACACGCCGGGCCTTCCTGAACGACAAGCTCGATCTGGCGCAGGCCGAGGCGGTGGCCGACCTCATCGAAGCGAGCACCGAGGCGGCCGCGCGCTCGGCCGGACGCTCGCTTGAAGGCGCGTTCTCGCGCGACATTCATGCACTCGTCGATGAAGTCATTTCGCTGCGTATGCTCGTGGAAGCGACGCTCGACTTCCCCGAGGAGGAAATCGATTTTCTGGAGGCGGCCGATGCGCGCGGCAAGCTCGTTCGCATCCGCGAGCGGCTCGATGGCGTGCTCGGCGACGCGAGACAGGGAGCGTTGCTGCGCGAGGGGCTGTCGGTCGTAATGGCCGGGCAGCCGAACGTGGGCAAGTCTTCCCTGCTCAATGCGCTGGCCGGGGCGGAACTCGCCATCGTGACGCCGATCGCGGGCACCACGCGCGACAAAGTGGCGCAGACCATCCAGATCGAAGGCATTCCGCTGCATATCATCGATACGGCCGGCCTGCGCGAGACGGAGGACGAAGTCGAGAAGATCGGCATCGCGCGTACCTGGAGCGAGATCGAAAAGGCCGACGTCGTGCTGCATTTGCTCGATGCGCGCACGGGCGTCACGCCTGACGACGAGGTGATCGCCGCGCGGTTCCCGCTGGGCGTGCCCGTCGTGCGCGTGCTCAACAAGACGGATTTGACGGGAGCGGCGCCGGAAGTGAGTCGATTGGCCGCCGCACGCGGCGACAGCGAGCTTTGCGAGGTTCGGCTCTCTGCGAAGAAAAGCGAAGGGATCGGCTTGCTGCGCGCCGAGCTGCTGCGCATCGCCGGCTGGCAGGCGGGCACGGAAAGCGTTTATCTCGCGCGCGAAAGACATCTGACGGCGTTGCGCGCGGCGCAGGATCATCTCGAACTCGCCGCCGAGCATGCGCAGGCGGGCAACCAGTTGCTCGATTTGTTCGCCGAGGAACTGCGGCTCGCGCAGGATGCGCTCAATTCGATTACTGGCGAATTCACGTCCGATGATCTGCTCGGCGTGATTTTCAGCCGGTTTTGTATCGGGAAGTAG
- a CDS encoding methyl-accepting chemotaxis protein, with the protein MKLSFSQKLWLPLLISLVCLAALAVTDAWRTRAIRLEERKADLVHATEVALSVVKTFADQAAAGTIPQDEAKTKALEVVRNMRYGGSGYFTILDSQPVVLMHPFKPELQGRNMAGFTDPNGVPLYQDVVAQIKRDGHGFTTYSFSKPNAAGVFPKLSYNDSYRPWDWIFMTGVYIDDIDAAFRTALYQSIGWLAVAAALLSAVVVAINRGIRRTLGGEPAYAAQIAERIANNDLAVTVDIAATDRHSLLYSMKRMQEQLAGTIRSIKISSDSIATATSQIASGNQDLSQRTEEQAASLQETAASMEELTSTVNQNAENARQASQVAAQAVQVAERGSTIVTQVIDTMSGINASSDRIADIVGMIESIAFQTNILALNAAVEAARAGEQGRGFAVVASEVRSLAQRSSAASKEIKTLIQDSVERVRHGTEFVDSAGVTMTEIMQSVRRVTDIMGEIAAASVEQSKGIGQVSDAVSQMDSVTQQNAALVEQAAAAAASLESQASGLQSAVSIFRLR; encoded by the coding sequence GTGAAGCTGTCTTTCTCGCAGAAGCTGTGGCTGCCGCTTTTGATCAGCCTCGTTTGTCTCGCCGCATTGGCCGTCACCGATGCATGGCGCACCCGCGCAATTCGCCTCGAAGAACGAAAAGCCGATCTCGTGCATGCAACCGAAGTGGCACTGAGCGTGGTTAAAACGTTCGCCGATCAAGCCGCCGCCGGCACGATCCCCCAGGACGAAGCGAAAACCAAAGCCCTCGAAGTCGTGCGTAACATGCGTTACGGCGGCTCCGGTTATTTCACGATCCTCGATTCGCAGCCCGTCGTGCTGATGCACCCGTTCAAGCCCGAGCTGCAGGGGCGCAACATGGCCGGATTCACGGACCCGAACGGCGTGCCGCTTTATCAGGACGTCGTAGCTCAAATCAAGCGCGACGGCCATGGCTTCACCACTTATTCGTTTTCGAAGCCGAATGCGGCGGGTGTCTTTCCGAAGCTGTCGTACAACGACAGCTATCGGCCGTGGGATTGGATCTTCATGACAGGCGTCTACATCGACGACATCGACGCCGCCTTTCGCACAGCGCTCTATCAAAGCATCGGCTGGCTCGCCGTGGCGGCCGCGCTGCTGAGCGCCGTGGTCGTCGCCATCAATCGCGGCATCAGGCGCACGCTCGGCGGCGAGCCCGCCTATGCCGCGCAGATCGCCGAGCGCATCGCCAACAACGACCTCGCCGTCACGGTCGACATTGCCGCGACAGATCGCCACAGCCTGCTTTATTCGATGAAACGCATGCAGGAGCAATTGGCCGGCACGATCCGCTCGATCAAGATATCGAGCGATTCGATCGCCACCGCCACGAGCCAGATCGCCTCGGGTAATCAGGACCTCTCGCAGCGTACCGAAGAGCAGGCGGCTTCGCTGCAGGAAACCGCAGCCAGCATGGAAGAGCTCACGTCCACCGTCAACCAGAATGCCGAAAACGCGCGGCAGGCGAGCCAGGTAGCCGCACAGGCCGTGCAGGTGGCCGAACGCGGCAGCACGATCGTGACGCAGGTCATCGATACGATGAGCGGCATCAACGCGAGTTCGGACCGGATCGCCGATATCGTCGGCATGATCGAAAGTATCGCGTTCCAGACCAACATTCTCGCGCTGAATGCGGCTGTGGAGGCGGCGCGCGCGGGCGAGCAGGGCCGCGGGTTCGCCGTCGTCGCATCCGAAGTGCGCTCGCTCGCGCAACGCTCGTCAGCGGCGTCCAAAGAGATCAAGACGCTGATCCAGGATTCGGTCGAGCGCGTGCGGCACGGTACGGAATTCGTCGATTCGGCGGGCGTGACGATGACGGAAATCATGCAGTCCGTGCGGCGCGTCACCGACATCATGGGCGAGATCGCCGCCGCCTCGGTCGAGCAGAGCAAGGGGATCGGCCAGGTCAGCGATGCAGTCTCGCAGATGGATTCCGTGACCCAGCAAAACGCGGCGCTCGTCGAGCAAGCCGCGGCGGCCGCCGCCTCGCTCGAATCGCAGGCAAGCGGCCTGCAATCGGCCGTTTCGATCTTCCGTTTGCGCTGA
- the gcvA gene encoding transcriptional regulator GcvA yields the protein MSTRRIPPLNALKAFESAARHLSVKLAAEELCVTPGAVSQMIKALEQHLGVRLFEREKRGIYLTRAGREYLPSIRNAFRQIAEASRRVMETADDGVLTVSVTPFFASAWLVPRMATFQQAHPDLDLRIVTGTSLVDFSRSGVDVAIRHGLGRYSGMRCDRVLTVEMVAAAAPGLVERFGLPAGPADLARWPHVHDADRKAWSLWFERNGVDEVGPPRGPSFDDAGLLLKAVLSGQGAGLLPAALVDEEMASRRLVRLVAATYIEELAYYLVCPEGTQDRAKVAAFREWILRWPAARR from the coding sequence ATGAGTACTCGTCGAATTCCGCCATTGAACGCGTTGAAGGCATTCGAGTCCGCGGCACGGCACCTGTCGGTGAAGCTGGCGGCCGAGGAGCTCTGCGTGACGCCCGGCGCTGTCAGCCAGATGATCAAGGCGCTCGAGCAGCACCTTGGCGTGCGGTTGTTCGAGCGCGAGAAACGGGGCATTTATCTGACGCGCGCGGGGCGCGAATATCTTCCGTCGATCCGCAATGCGTTTCGTCAGATTGCCGAAGCATCGCGGCGCGTGATGGAGACGGCGGACGACGGCGTGTTGACGGTCAGTGTCACGCCGTTTTTTGCATCGGCGTGGCTGGTTCCGCGCATGGCGACGTTTCAGCAAGCGCATCCGGACCTCGATTTGCGGATCGTCACGGGGACTTCGTTGGTGGATTTCTCGCGTAGCGGTGTGGATGTGGCGATTCGCCATGGCCTTGGCCGCTATTCGGGCATGCGCTGCGACCGGGTGTTGACGGTGGAGATGGTGGCGGCTGCGGCGCCAGGGCTCGTCGAACGTTTCGGGTTGCCCGCGGGGCCAGCCGATCTCGCGCGGTGGCCGCACGTGCACGATGCGGATCGCAAGGCCTGGAGCCTTTGGTTCGAGCGCAATGGTGTCGATGAAGTGGGGCCCCCGCGCGGCCCTTCGTTCGACGATGCGGGTTTGCTGTTGAAAGCGGTGCTGTCGGGGCAGGGCGCGGGGCTCTTGCCGGCCGCGCTCGTCGACGAGGAAATGGCGAGCCGGCGATTGGTACGGCTCGTGGCAGCCACGTATATCGAAGAGCTTGCTTATTACCTCGTGTGCCCCGAGGGCACGCAGGATCGCGCCAAGGTGGCGGCGTTTCGAGAGTGGATCCTCCGATGGCCGGCGGCGCGGCGGTAG
- the nfsB gene encoding oxygen-insensitive NAD(P)H nitroreductase, with translation MNLIDALHTRHTAKAFDAGRALARTDVEALLSTLHLSPSSVNSQPWHHVVASTPEGRARIAKATQGTYSYNEPKVRDASHVIALCVRADMDEQHLRAVLEQEERDGRFTKDGAKAGQDKARRSYVELHRYGQRDIQQWMEKQVYLALGGLLVGAATLGIEATPMEGFDQAALDHELGLRELGFTSVVLAAFGHRSEQDFNAALPKSRLPREQVFTFI, from the coding sequence ATGAACCTCATCGACGCACTCCACACCCGCCACACCGCGAAGGCCTTCGATGCCGGCCGCGCCCTCGCTCGAACCGACGTCGAAGCCCTCTTGAGCACGCTGCACCTGAGCCCGTCTTCCGTGAACTCGCAGCCGTGGCACCACGTCGTCGCCTCGACGCCCGAGGGCCGCGCCCGAATCGCGAAGGCCACGCAGGGCACCTACAGCTACAACGAACCGAAGGTACGCGACGCATCTCACGTGATCGCCCTATGCGTGCGCGCGGATATGGACGAGCAACATCTGCGCGCAGTGCTCGAGCAGGAAGAGCGCGACGGGCGTTTCACGAAGGATGGCGCGAAAGCCGGGCAGGACAAGGCGCGCCGCTCGTATGTCGAATTGCACCGCTACGGCCAGCGCGACATTCAGCAATGGATGGAAAAGCAGGTCTACCTGGCACTGGGCGGCCTGCTCGTCGGCGCAGCGACGCTCGGCATCGAGGCCACCCCGATGGAAGGCTTCGACCAAGCCGCGCTCGACCACGAACTCGGCTTGCGCGAGCTCGGCTTCACGAGCGTCGTACTCGCCGCTTTCGGCCATCGCAGCGAACAGGACTTCAATGCCGCGCTGCCGAAATCCCGTCTTCCGCGCGAACAGGTATTCACCTTCATTTGA
- a CDS encoding DUF3761 domain-containing protein, translating into MNGLIQAARRRAPAAIVALACVLITANAQARTPPATGTWEQPDESDLTSHGHYLNRDGQDVHSPSKTKDNKAPPGATARCRDGSYSFSRHRSGTCSRHGGVAEWE; encoded by the coding sequence ATGAATGGATTGATACAGGCGGCCAGACGGCGCGCGCCGGCGGCGATCGTCGCGCTTGCTTGTGTGCTCATCACAGCAAACGCTCAGGCACGCACGCCGCCCGCAACGGGCACCTGGGAACAGCCCGACGAAAGCGACCTCACCTCGCACGGACACTACCTCAATCGGGACGGCCAGGACGTGCATTCGCCATCGAAAACAAAGGACAACAAGGCCCCGCCCGGTGCGACGGCCCGCTGTCGCGACGGCAGCTACAGTTTCAGCCGCCATCGTTCGGGCACCTGCTCCCGGCACGGCGGCGTCGCCGAGTGGGAATAA
- a CDS encoding transcriptional regulator yields the protein MPTAEEKAAFSERLKFALQRSPEKVTGGTQLALHFNLRHRGEHPISPQTAHKWLTGRTIPTADKLQTLAEWLRVDLHWLHYGPPPNAAARTTPKPLPRDEKYPLTPETIELASKIEALSPHHRYLVQELVSQFYGDKADQ from the coding sequence ATGCCAACCGCTGAAGAAAAAGCGGCGTTCTCCGAGCGCCTCAAGTTCGCGTTGCAGCGCAGCCCCGAAAAAGTGACGGGCGGGACGCAGCTCGCGTTGCACTTCAACTTGCGCCATCGCGGCGAGCACCCGATTTCTCCGCAGACCGCCCACAAGTGGCTGACCGGGCGCACGATTCCCACCGCCGACAAACTGCAGACGCTGGCCGAATGGCTGCGCGTAGACCTGCACTGGCTCCACTATGGCCCGCCGCCGAATGCCGCCGCGCGTACGACGCCGAAGCCGCTGCCGCGCGACGAAAAATATCCACTGACGCCCGAGACGATCGAGTTGGCATCGAAGATCGAGGCGCTTTCTCCGCATCACCGCTATCTGGTGCAGGAACTCGTTTCGCAGTTCTACGGCGACAAGGCGGATCAATAA